A stretch of Acidimicrobiales bacterium DNA encodes these proteins:
- a CDS encoding FAD-dependent oxidoreductase — protein MPPIVPERAQVVVVGGGIVGASIAYHLTRRDITDVVVLEQGTLTCGTTWHAAGLVSQLKSTHSLTKLATYSARLFEELEDETGQATGYRTPGSLSVADNQERWEEILRGATMAEGVGVETRVIDLDEASERWPLMRTDDLVGALYIPRDGQTSPVDTTMALAKGAKSRGATIIENVAVTDLTARNGRVTGVITEQGAIGAEIVVLATGMWTRHLAAQIGVNVPLQACEHFYIVTEPVEGMVIGTPTLRDPGNHTYFKEETGKIMAGFFEPRGKVWRMDRIPRDFSFQSLPEDWEHIGPIFERAIHRVPALGECGLQLFFNGPEAFTPDGVYYLGEAPEVDNCYVAAGFNSVGIQSAGGVGWALADWIADAHPPMDLNSVDIRRAQPFQADEAYLRDRVSESLGLLYAMHWPFRQYESARGIRLSPLHERIEGAGAVFGELAGWERPNWYANPGQTREYTYSYGKQNWHDNMVRECLGVRETVGLFDQTSFAKFTVEGPDALEVLNRISVADIDAPLGRAVYTQWCNDRGGIEADLTVNRLGEDRFFVVTAAASETRDWAWLRRAAVGRDVTLANVTHDQAVLGVMGPNSRALLAELTRADLSNDGFAFGTGQSIDIAGADVLALRMSYVGELGWELYVANADAVAVYDAVVEAGRSHGLVHAGYHAMNALRLEAGMRHWGHDITDEDTPLEAGLGFAVAWDKPVDFVGRAALDAQRAAPRTKRLLQFRIEDPELLTYHDEPLYRDGLVVGRTSSSMWSATQGRCCAMGYVEHDEAITKEWIAAGTWETNIAGARVPVSCGIGSWYDPGNERPKM, from the coding sequence ATGCCACCCATCGTCCCGGAGCGCGCGCAGGTTGTCGTGGTCGGCGGCGGGATCGTGGGCGCGAGCATCGCCTACCACCTGACCCGGCGCGACATCACCGACGTGGTCGTGCTCGAGCAGGGAACGCTCACCTGCGGCACCACCTGGCATGCGGCAGGGCTCGTGTCCCAGCTCAAGTCGACGCATTCGCTCACGAAGCTGGCCACCTACTCGGCCCGCCTGTTCGAGGAGCTCGAGGACGAGACGGGCCAGGCGACCGGCTACCGCACGCCCGGCTCACTGTCGGTGGCGGACAACCAGGAGCGCTGGGAGGAGATCCTGCGTGGGGCCACGATGGCGGAGGGTGTCGGTGTGGAGACCCGCGTCATCGACCTCGACGAGGCGAGCGAGCGCTGGCCGTTGATGCGTACCGACGACCTGGTCGGCGCGCTCTACATCCCGCGCGACGGGCAGACGTCGCCCGTCGACACCACCATGGCGCTCGCCAAGGGCGCGAAGTCCCGCGGCGCGACGATCATCGAGAACGTCGCCGTCACCGATCTCACGGCGCGCAACGGGCGGGTGACCGGCGTGATCACTGAGCAGGGCGCGATCGGAGCGGAGATCGTGGTGCTGGCGACCGGCATGTGGACCCGCCACCTCGCCGCGCAGATCGGGGTCAACGTGCCGCTCCAGGCGTGCGAGCACTTCTACATCGTCACCGAACCGGTCGAGGGCATGGTGATCGGCACGCCGACCCTGCGTGACCCCGGCAACCACACGTACTTCAAGGAGGAGACCGGCAAGATCATGGCCGGCTTCTTCGAGCCGCGGGGGAAGGTCTGGCGGATGGACCGGATCCCGCGCGACTTCTCGTTCCAGAGCCTGCCGGAGGACTGGGAGCACATCGGCCCGATCTTCGAGCGGGCGATCCATCGGGTCCCCGCGCTCGGGGAGTGCGGACTCCAGCTCTTCTTCAACGGACCGGAGGCGTTCACCCCGGACGGCGTCTACTACCTGGGCGAAGCCCCCGAGGTCGACAACTGCTACGTGGCCGCCGGCTTCAACTCGGTCGGCATCCAGTCCGCCGGTGGGGTCGGTTGGGCGCTCGCGGACTGGATCGCCGACGCGCACCCGCCCATGGATCTCAACTCGGTCGACATCCGCCGGGCGCAGCCGTTCCAGGCGGACGAGGCGTACCTCCGGGACCGTGTCTCCGAGAGCCTCGGCCTGCTCTACGCGATGCACTGGCCGTTCCGCCAGTACGAGAGTGCGCGGGGCATCCGGCTGTCGCCCCTGCACGAGCGGATCGAGGGGGCCGGCGCCGTCTTCGGCGAGCTCGCGGGCTGGGAGCGTCCGAACTGGTACGCCAACCCCGGCCAGACCCGTGAGTACACGTACTCGTACGGCAAGCAGAACTGGCACGACAACATGGTCCGGGAGTGCCTCGGCGTGCGGGAGACGGTCGGTCTGTTCGACCAGACCTCGTTCGCGAAGTTCACCGTGGAGGGGCCCGACGCGCTCGAGGTGCTGAACCGGATCAGCGTCGCCGACATCGACGCCCCTCTCGGCCGGGCCGTGTACACGCAATGGTGCAATGACCGCGGCGGTATCGAGGCCGACCTCACGGTGAACCGGCTCGGCGAGGATCGGTTCTTCGTCGTGACCGCGGCGGCGAGCGAGACCCGCGACTGGGCATGGTTGCGGCGGGCGGCCGTCGGCCGGGACGTCACCCTCGCGAACGTCACCCACGACCAGGCCGTGCTCGGCGTGATGGGGCCGAACTCCCGTGCGCTCCTGGCCGAGCTCACCCGCGCCGACCTGTCGAACGACGGCTTCGCGTTCGGCACGGGTCAGTCCATCGACATCGCCGGGGCCGACGTGCTCGCCCTGCGGATGAGCTATGTCGGCGAGCTCGGTTGGGAGCTCTACGTGGCGAATGCGGACGCGGTCGCGGTCTATGACGCGGTCGTGGAAGCCGGCAGGAGCCACGGCCTCGTCCACGCGGGCTACCACGCCATGAACGCCCTGCGCCTCGAGGCCGGCATGCGGCACTGGGGCCACGACATCACGGACGAGGACACCCCGCTCGAGGCCGGTCTCGGCTTCGCGGTCGCCTGGGACAAGCCCGTCGACTTCGTCGGCCGTGCCGCGCTCGACGCCCAGCGGGCCGCGCCGCGGACGAAGCGGCTCCTCCAGTTCCGGATCGAGGATCCGGAGTTGCTCACGTATCACGACGAACCGCTCTACCGCGACGGTCTTGTCGTCGGTCGCACGTCGTCGTCGATGTGGAGCGCGACCCAGGGTCGCTGCTGCGCGATGGGCTATGTCGAACACGACGAGGCGATCACCAAGGAGTGGATCGCGGCCGGCACATGGGAGACCAACATCGCCGGTGCCCGGGTTCCCGTCTCCTGCGGCATCGGCTCGTGGTACGACCCCGGGAACGAGCGTCCGAAGATGTGA
- a CDS encoding phosphotransferase family protein — protein MSDDTTAEDDVSSAPKFHTDRSHYGPAFEAWFASRHPERTDITVTEIDIPVSTGFSNETVFVDLAWTEVGESRTDKYVARIEPTGGALFPAQTDQCGVSVEVQYRAMQTVGAHCDAPVPELLGYEADPSVLGQPFFVMGFTEGRVPSDTPRYSEEGFLVDEATPEDRTRMVTTGLRAMGQIHNIDWRTADLDWLDTSGTGEPSTKVQLDLYRASTLAELDGRPHPVLDAAFDWLYEHDPHDDRIGLSWGDSRLGNILWQDYTPAAVVDWEACALSPTEADVGWWLMFDRMSFDEPGNPRMEGFPTREEMVEIYERESGREVRDPHYWEVFATMRFCAIFIGLADRMVANGLVPAEMNMAIANMVTQSLATHLDIENPTPSAF, from the coding sequence ATGAGTGACGACACCACGGCCGAAGACGACGTCAGCAGCGCCCCGAAGTTCCACACGGATCGCAGCCACTACGGCCCCGCCTTCGAGGCGTGGTTCGCGAGCCGGCATCCGGAGCGCACCGACATCACCGTCACCGAGATCGACATCCCGGTCTCCACCGGCTTCTCGAACGAGACGGTGTTCGTCGACCTCGCGTGGACCGAAGTGGGCGAGTCCCGCACCGACAAGTACGTCGCCCGCATCGAGCCGACCGGCGGTGCGCTCTTCCCCGCCCAGACGGACCAGTGCGGTGTGTCCGTGGAGGTTCAGTACCGAGCGATGCAGACGGTCGGGGCCCACTGCGACGCCCCGGTGCCGGAGCTGCTCGGCTACGAGGCCGATCCGTCCGTCCTCGGGCAGCCGTTCTTCGTGATGGGCTTCACCGAAGGCCGCGTCCCGTCCGACACGCCGCGCTATTCCGAGGAGGGCTTCCTCGTCGACGAGGCGACCCCCGAGGACCGCACCCGCATGGTGACCACCGGTCTGCGGGCCATGGGGCAGATCCACAACATCGACTGGCGCACGGCCGACCTCGACTGGCTCGACACGAGCGGCACCGGCGAGCCGTCCACCAAGGTCCAGCTCGACCTCTACCGGGCTTCCACGCTCGCCGAACTCGACGGGCGGCCCCACCCGGTGCTCGACGCGGCGTTCGACTGGCTGTACGAGCACGATCCGCACGACGATCGCATCGGCCTCAGCTGGGGCGACTCCCGCCTCGGCAACATCCTGTGGCAGGACTACACCCCGGCCGCCGTCGTCGACTGGGAAGCGTGCGCGCTCTCCCCCACCGAGGCCGACGTCGGTTGGTGGCTGATGTTCGACCGCATGTCGTTCGACGAGCCGGGGAACCCCCGCATGGAGGGCTTCCCCACCCGCGAGGAGATGGTCGAGATCTACGAGCGGGAGTCCGGGCGCGAGGTCCGCGACCCCCACTACTGGGAGGTTTTCGCCACGATGCGGTTCTGTGCGATCTTCATCGGGCTCGCCGACCGGATGGTCGCCAACGGCCTCGTTCCCGCCGAGATGAACATGGCCATCGCGAACATGGTGACCCAGTCACTCGCCACCCACCTCGACATCGAGAACCCCACCCCCAGCGCCTTCTGA
- a CDS encoding LLM class F420-dependent oxidoreductase gives MHFGATIFPTADAMHPADLGRALEERGFESLWVAEHTHIPASRKSPWPGGAELPQMYYETMDPFVALTAAATATTTLKVATGITLVPQHHPITLAKQVASLDQVSGGRFILGVGGGWNAEEMENHGGDFSTRWKLMRERIEAMKAIWADDPAEYHGELVDFDPIWSKPKPVQTPHPPIHVGGGSPSGPRRAARYGNGWMPIHGRGSMLDELDVLATECEKNGRDVAEIELSLYAAPPDPAVVETHEAAGVSRFIFGLPPAGEDVLLPLLDDYAAVIETSS, from the coding sequence ATGCACTTCGGCGCGACGATCTTCCCGACCGCGGATGCCATGCATCCGGCCGATCTCGGGCGGGCGCTCGAGGAACGCGGCTTCGAGTCGCTGTGGGTCGCGGAGCACACCCACATTCCCGCGAGCCGGAAGAGTCCGTGGCCCGGCGGCGCCGAACTGCCTCAGATGTACTACGAGACGATGGACCCGTTCGTCGCCCTCACCGCGGCGGCGACGGCGACGACCACCCTGAAGGTCGCCACCGGGATCACCCTCGTGCCCCAGCACCATCCGATCACGCTGGCCAAGCAGGTCGCCTCACTCGATCAGGTGTCGGGTGGCCGGTTCATCCTCGGTGTCGGCGGCGGTTGGAATGCCGAGGAGATGGAGAACCACGGCGGCGACTTCTCGACCCGCTGGAAGCTGATGCGCGAACGCATCGAAGCGATGAAGGCCATCTGGGCCGACGACCCGGCCGAGTACCACGGCGAGCTCGTCGACTTCGATCCGATCTGGTCGAAGCCCAAGCCGGTGCAGACGCCGCATCCGCCGATCCATGTCGGTGGCGGGTCCCCGTCGGGGCCGCGCCGCGCGGCCCGCTACGGCAACGGCTGGATGCCGATCCACGGCCGCGGCTCGATGCTCGACGAGCTCGATGTTCTCGCCACCGAATGCGAGAAGAACGGACGCGACGTCGCCGAGATCGAGCTGTCGCTCTACGCCGCGCCGCCCGACCCGGCGGTCGTCGAGACCCACGAAGCCGCCGGCGTCTCGCGGTTCATCTTCGGGCTCCCGCCGGCCGGCGAGGACGTGTTGCTCCCCCTGCTCGACGACTACGCCGCGGTCATCGAAACCTCGTCCTGA
- the smc gene encoding chromosome segregation protein SMC, giving the protein MHLKNLTLKGFKSFADTTSIDLEPGVTVVVGPNGSGKSNVVDAIAWVLGAQAPTAVRSGKMDDVIFAGTTGKAALGRAEVALTIDNHSGMLPVEFNEVTITRTLFRSGDSEYAINGVPCRLLDITELLSDGGVGRQQHVIVSQGQIDAVLNARPEERRAIIEEAAGVLKYRKRKDRAERRLTASDADLTRVKDLMREVRRQLRPLEKQAEAARRHGDLVGELTALRIHLAGREIDDLRVRLQTVSELRSTRGEREGTTKAELARLSAAVSADEQQLAEHGGDDLGDTLVRLESMRERARGLSAVIAERRRGVDRERAAFTDRGVIANLEAEAARSRDDLGRVEAELAALAPDTARLAETERRLAADRERFQEEWGDGVPVPSGQAAEVRGELGALKASIERGSSEVDRLQARLTELDERRTALERDAAQRRSELGALQDEEEPLVAALEAAESARLSAEDELAAAQAAQADAEADHHRWSARAEALALALDEARDAAGAAQLTDVDGVLGTVLDLVEVDGGWEQAFESAIGDALGAVVVRDPQTARAALDLLSAGDSTGAVLALGAEPRTATAGGDTIRARVRGTQPGVDALLDALIGHVGVVDGDWRAAADAVVADPGRTVVTRDGDRFGPDGWRLGTGASGATGAALTEAEERSAATQAICESRDRDVSAAREALDGRRRAAAELAARLDGIDGGLTAAADALQRIEADRRDVATEADALQGRFDELAARVERESSRVDELETSLPLLEADETESLEKGRRLAADRSDIEARAAEVGSLRTDIEVRAAGLEERRTFLTARLAEIDERLERDAVERAEAGEQRENLERKALVLEQLAASVAVRSAVVDERLEDVRDRRRQQSEAAQQVTRRLDDLRRSRAEAEKQLENLRVQSARAEVEEAELRTKLQVAVDRLREEHDLAPDVAVSAPCPPLDEGVEAAARAAQLESELEIMGPVNPLALEEYQALQERHTFLQGQLDDIRGTRRELSKVIASIDEEIVTVFASAFADVAVNFQHLFETLFPGGQGSIALTTPDDLLNTGIEISARPSGKNVRKLSLLSGGERTLTALAFLFAVFRSRPSPFYVMDEVEAALDDVNLHRFLSLVEEFRADAQLLLVSHQKRTMEAADCLYGVSMKPGGSSRVVSEKVVSATADVA; this is encoded by the coding sequence ATGCATCTCAAGAACCTCACGCTGAAGGGCTTCAAGTCCTTCGCCGACACCACGTCGATCGACCTCGAGCCGGGGGTCACCGTCGTCGTCGGCCCCAACGGTTCGGGCAAGTCCAACGTGGTCGACGCCATTGCCTGGGTGCTCGGTGCCCAGGCGCCGACCGCGGTCCGCTCCGGGAAGATGGACGACGTCATCTTCGCGGGCACGACCGGCAAGGCCGCGCTCGGTCGCGCCGAGGTCGCCCTCACGATCGACAACCACTCCGGGATGCTGCCGGTCGAGTTCAACGAGGTGACGATCACCCGCACGCTCTTCCGTTCCGGCGACAGTGAATACGCGATCAACGGCGTGCCGTGCCGCCTGCTCGACATCACCGAGCTGCTCAGTGACGGAGGCGTGGGTCGCCAGCAGCACGTGATCGTGTCCCAGGGCCAGATCGATGCCGTGCTGAACGCACGCCCCGAGGAGCGTCGGGCGATCATCGAGGAGGCGGCCGGCGTCCTCAAGTACCGCAAGCGCAAGGATCGCGCCGAACGGCGTCTCACCGCGAGCGACGCGGATCTCACCCGCGTGAAGGACCTCATGCGCGAAGTCCGGCGTCAGCTGCGCCCCCTCGAAAAGCAGGCCGAGGCGGCGCGCCGCCACGGCGATCTGGTGGGCGAACTCACTGCACTGCGCATCCATCTCGCGGGTCGTGAGATCGACGACCTGCGGGTCAGGCTCCAGACGGTCAGCGAGCTGCGCAGCACCCGTGGCGAGCGCGAGGGCACCACCAAGGCCGAGCTCGCTCGCCTGAGCGCGGCGGTGTCGGCCGACGAGCAGCAGCTCGCCGAACACGGCGGCGATGATCTGGGTGACACCCTCGTCCGCCTCGAGTCGATGCGCGAGCGGGCGCGGGGCTTGTCGGCGGTGATCGCGGAACGACGGCGTGGTGTCGATCGCGAGCGCGCCGCGTTCACGGATCGCGGCGTCATCGCCAACCTCGAAGCCGAGGCCGCGCGGTCGCGTGATGACCTCGGTCGGGTCGAGGCAGAGCTCGCGGCCCTGGCGCCGGACACGGCCCGGCTCGCCGAAACCGAACGTCGGTTGGCCGCCGATCGTGAGCGCTTCCAGGAGGAGTGGGGCGACGGCGTGCCGGTGCCCAGCGGGCAGGCCGCCGAGGTGCGCGGCGAGCTCGGCGCCCTCAAGGCGTCGATCGAGCGGGGCAGCAGCGAAGTCGACCGTCTCCAGGCTCGGCTCACCGAGCTGGACGAGCGGCGCACCGCGCTCGAGCGCGACGCCGCACAGCGTCGCAGCGAGCTCGGCGCGCTCCAGGACGAAGAGGAGCCGCTGGTCGCGGCGCTCGAAGCCGCTGAGTCGGCGCGACTCTCGGCGGAGGACGAGCTGGCGGCCGCCCAGGCCGCGCAAGCGGATGCCGAAGCGGACCACCATCGTTGGTCCGCGCGCGCCGAGGCGCTCGCCCTGGCCCTCGACGAAGCGCGCGACGCGGCCGGCGCGGCGCAGCTCACCGATGTCGACGGCGTGCTCGGCACGGTGCTCGATCTCGTCGAGGTCGACGGCGGCTGGGAACAGGCGTTCGAATCGGCGATCGGCGACGCGCTCGGCGCGGTCGTCGTGCGGGATCCGCAGACCGCCCGGGCGGCGCTGGATCTGCTGAGCGCCGGTGACTCGACCGGCGCGGTGCTGGCTCTCGGGGCCGAGCCGCGGACGGCCACCGCCGGAGGGGACACCATCCGTGCTCGGGTCCGAGGGACCCAGCCCGGTGTCGATGCCCTGCTCGACGCGCTCATCGGCCATGTCGGCGTCGTCGACGGCGACTGGCGGGCGGCGGCGGATGCGGTCGTCGCCGATCCGGGTCGCACCGTGGTCACCCGCGACGGCGATCGGTTCGGTCCCGATGGATGGCGTCTCGGCACCGGGGCCTCCGGCGCCACCGGCGCAGCGCTGACCGAGGCAGAGGAGCGTTCGGCCGCCACCCAGGCCATCTGCGAGTCCCGTGACCGCGACGTGTCGGCCGCGCGCGAGGCGCTCGACGGGCGTCGCCGGGCCGCCGCTGAGCTCGCGGCGCGCCTCGACGGCATCGACGGCGGCCTCACCGCCGCCGCCGACGCGCTCCAGCGCATCGAGGCCGACCGCCGTGACGTGGCCACCGAGGCCGACGCGCTCCAGGGCCGCTTCGACGAACTCGCCGCCCGCGTCGAACGCGAGTCCAGTCGGGTCGACGAGCTCGAGACGAGCCTGCCGCTGCTCGAGGCGGACGAGACGGAGTCGCTCGAGAAGGGTCGCCGCCTTGCCGCAGACCGGTCCGACATCGAGGCCCGCGCCGCCGAGGTCGGGTCGTTGCGCACCGACATCGAGGTCCGTGCCGCCGGGCTCGAGGAGCGTCGTACGTTCCTCACCGCTCGCCTCGCCGAGATCGACGAACGGCTCGAGCGTGACGCCGTCGAGCGGGCCGAGGCCGGTGAGCAGCGGGAGAACCTCGAACGCAAGGCCCTCGTCCTCGAGCAACTCGCCGCCTCCGTCGCCGTTCGATCGGCCGTGGTGGACGAACGGCTGGAGGACGTGCGCGACCGCCGTCGTCAGCAGTCCGAGGCGGCCCAGCAGGTCACCCGCCGCCTCGACGATCTCCGTCGGTCGCGGGCCGAGGCCGAGAAGCAGCTCGAGAACCTCCGGGTGCAATCGGCCCGGGCCGAGGTGGAGGAGGCCGAGCTGCGCACGAAGCTGCAGGTCGCCGTCGACCGCCTGCGCGAGGAGCACGATCTGGCGCCCGACGTTGCCGTGTCGGCCCCCTGTCCGCCCCTGGACGAGGGCGTCGAGGCCGCGGCGCGGGCCGCCCAGCTGGAGTCCGAGCTGGAGATCATGGGCCCCGTCAACCCCCTCGCGCTCGAGGAGTATCAGGCGCTCCAGGAGCGTCACACCTTCCTCCAGGGGCAGCTCGACGACATCCGCGGCACCCGCCGCGAGCTCAGCAAGGTGATCGCCTCCATCGACGAGGAGATCGTCACGGTGTTCGCCTCTGCGTTCGCCGACGTCGCGGTGAACTTCCAGCATCTCTTCGAGACGTTGTTCCCCGGCGGCCAGGGTTCGATCGCCCTCACGACCCCGGACGATCTGCTCAACACCGGGATCGAGATCAGCGCCCGTCCGTCCGGCAAGAATGTGCGCAAGCTCTCGCTGCTGAGCGGCGGCGAGCGCACCCTGACCGCACTGGCGTTCCTCTTCGCTGTGTTCCGCAGTCGGCCCTCGCCGTTCTACGTGATGGACGAGGTCGAGGCCGCGCTCGACGATGTGAACCTCCACCGGTTCCTGTCGCTGGTCGAGGAGTTCCGGGCCGACGCCCAGCTGCTGCTCGTGAGTCACCAGAAGCGCACCATGGAAGCGGCCGACTGTCTCTACGGCGTGTCGATGAAGCCGGGGGGATCCAGCCGGGTCGTGAGCGAGAAGGTCGTGAGCGCCACCGCTGACGTAGCCTGA
- a CDS encoding DNA-formamidopyrimidine glycosylase family protein, protein MFEIPEVETVKRDLDRDLVGKKVKEAEAMSMKTLGRYKNRKAFTSQLEGMKILGVERKGLYITIVLDGDSTLVVDLGSTGSLRRNANKDAVESDTEIVITFTQHGQLRLLDSGNSAQAFVVDTDALADELPELDGYGLDPVDEPVSWTAFGRSLLQHQTKLKTLLTDSSFVVGIDDIYADEILYHAGLRHDRLSDSLSSQEIRRLHRAVVGTLHDAIKYRGTSVESRPFIDPFGQPGEYAEHLEVWGKHGQLSGRSRLPIQRVKFGGSWTYYCDTQV, encoded by the coding sequence ATGTTTGAGATCCCCGAAGTCGAGACGGTCAAACGTGATCTGGATCGTGACCTCGTCGGCAAGAAGGTGAAGGAGGCCGAGGCGATGAGCATGAAGACGCTCGGTCGCTACAAGAACCGCAAGGCCTTCACCTCCCAGCTCGAGGGGATGAAGATCCTCGGCGTCGAGCGCAAGGGTCTGTACATCACCATCGTGCTCGACGGCGACTCCACGCTGGTCGTGGACCTCGGGTCCACCGGCTCGCTGCGACGCAACGCCAACAAGGACGCCGTCGAGAGCGACACCGAGATCGTCATCACCTTCACCCAGCACGGCCAGCTCCGGCTGCTGGACTCGGGCAACAGCGCCCAGGCGTTCGTCGTGGACACCGACGCGCTCGCCGACGAGCTGCCCGAGCTGGACGGCTACGGTCTCGACCCGGTCGACGAGCCGGTGTCGTGGACGGCGTTCGGCCGTTCGCTGTTGCAGCATCAGACGAAGCTCAAGACGCTGCTGACCGACTCGTCCTTCGTCGTGGGCATCGACGACATCTACGCCGACGAGATCCTGTACCACGCCGGTCTGCGCCACGATCGTCTGAGCGACTCGCTGTCGAGCCAGGAGATCCGTCGGCTCCACCGCGCTGTCGTGGGGACCCTGCACGATGCGATCAAGTACCGCGGCACGTCCGTCGAGAGCCGGCCGTTCATCGACCCGTTCGGCCAGCCCGGCGAATACGCCGAGCACCTCGAGGTCTGGGGCAAGCACGGCCAACTCAGCGGCCGCAGTCGCCTCCCCATCCAGCGCGTGAAGTTCGGCGGCAGCTGGACCTACTACTGCGACACCCAGGTCTGA
- the rnc gene encoding ribonuclease III — MASPSTAVALEERLAYRFRDPELLQVALAHRSWCAEHEGEQSNERLEFLGDAVLGVVVTEHLYATFPDEPEGQLAKTRAAVVSAATLADVGHALDLGEHLKLGKGEAASGGREKSSILADAVEAVIGAVYLDGGIEPARTLVLDQLDDRIAEAASRPGARDYKTRLQELAAADGEGPPAYEITESGPDHLKKFEATVAIGGVVRGTGDGSSKKEAEQRAARAAWDAHSAEDGASDV; from the coding sequence CTGGCCTCCCCGTCCACCGCAGTTGCGCTCGAGGAGCGCCTTGCGTATCGCTTCCGCGACCCTGAGTTGCTCCAGGTCGCACTCGCTCACCGATCGTGGTGTGCCGAGCACGAGGGTGAACAGTCGAACGAGCGGCTCGAGTTCCTCGGCGACGCCGTTCTCGGCGTGGTCGTCACCGAGCATCTCTACGCGACATTTCCCGACGAGCCCGAAGGCCAACTCGCCAAGACCCGGGCGGCGGTCGTGAGCGCGGCGACACTCGCCGACGTCGGCCATGCGCTCGACCTCGGTGAGCATCTGAAGCTGGGCAAGGGCGAGGCCGCGTCCGGTGGTCGTGAGAAATCGTCGATCCTGGCCGACGCCGTCGAAGCCGTGATCGGCGCCGTCTATCTCGACGGCGGTATCGAGCCGGCGCGGACGCTCGTGCTCGACCAGCTCGACGATCGCATCGCCGAGGCCGCGTCGCGGCCGGGCGCGCGCGACTACAAGACCCGTCTCCAGGAACTCGCCGCCGCTGACGGCGAAGGTCCGCCCGCCTATGAGATCACCGAGAGCGGACCCGATCACCTGAAGAAGTTCGAAGCCACGGTCGCCATCGGCGGCGTGGTGCGAGGAACCGGCGACGGTTCGTCCAAGAAAGAAGCCGAACAACGTGCCGCCCGTGCCGCATGGGACGCGCACTCGGCTGAGGATGGAGCATCCGATGTTTGA
- a CDS encoding phosphopantetheine-binding protein yields MPAETHVEQGPIGRDEVLTIVKEQLADILEIEPSSINEGDAFADDLDADSLALIELVEALEEELAERASGFRIDDEDLEDLRTVRDAVDYVIAKLG; encoded by the coding sequence GTGCCCGCAGAAACGCATGTCGAACAGGGTCCGATCGGTCGTGACGAGGTCCTGACGATCGTCAAGGAGCAGCTCGCCGACATCCTGGAGATCGAGCCCTCGTCCATCAACGAAGGCGACGCGTTCGCCGACGATCTCGACGCGGACTCCCTCGCGTTGATCGAGCTGGTCGAAGCGCTCGAAGAAGAGCTCGCCGAGCGGGCGTCCGGGTTTCGCATCGACGACGAGGACCTCGAGGACCTTCGCACGGTGCGCGACGCGGTCGACTACGTGATCGCCAAGTTGGGTTGA
- the plsX gene encoding phosphate acyltransferase PlsX has protein sequence MLPIAVDAMGGDHAPGAIVAGARRAAEELGIPVVLVGRSADLTDTGDLEIIEASEVIAMDAEPGSSVRRMKDSSLVRAAEAVRDGHASAMVSAGNTGATMASALLRMGRIKGINRPAIATPIPVPGSTPTTLLDAGANAECKPEWLVEFAQMGAVYARDRFGIERPRVGLLSIGEEAGKGSPFVKECFELLDQPGWASVAGADWIGNVEGRDVMTTDVDVIVTDGFTGNVTLKTLEGAMKALIGRLLVGIDTDDDTRAAGAALSGVLGDMMTELHPDSVGGALLLGVKGVCVISHGSSSADAMTNAIRVAAEMVEVEMVDHLTAAARPQD, from the coding sequence ATGCTGCCCATCGCGGTCGACGCCATGGGCGGCGACCATGCGCCGGGAGCGATCGTCGCCGGTGCCCGCCGCGCCGCGGAAGAGCTCGGCATCCCGGTGGTTCTGGTCGGTCGTTCGGCCGATCTGACCGACACGGGCGATCTGGAGATCATCGAGGCGAGCGAAGTCATCGCGATGGACGCCGAGCCCGGCTCGAGTGTCCGCCGGATGAAGGACTCCTCGCTCGTCCGCGCGGCCGAAGCAGTGCGCGACGGTCATGCCTCCGCCATGGTCTCGGCGGGGAACACCGGCGCCACGATGGCGTCCGCGCTGTTGCGGATGGGCCGGATCAAGGGCATCAACCGGCCTGCGATTGCCACGCCGATTCCCGTTCCGGGCAGCACGCCCACCACATTGCTCGACGCCGGCGCCAACGCCGAGTGCAAGCCCGAGTGGCTCGTGGAGTTCGCCCAGATGGGGGCCGTCTACGCCCGCGATCGCTTCGGCATCGAGCGTCCGCGGGTCGGCCTGCTGTCGATCGGTGAAGAGGCCGGGAAGGGCAGTCCCTTCGTGAAGGAGTGCTTCGAGCTCCTGGACCAACCGGGCTGGGCGTCGGTGGCCGGCGCGGACTGGATCGGCAATGTCGAGGGTCGCGACGTGATGACCACCGACGTCGACGTGATCGTGACCGACGGGTTCACCGGCAACGTCACGCTGAAGACGCTCGAAGGGGCGATGAAGGCGCTGATCGGCCGGCTCCTGGTCGGCATCGACACCGACGATGACACCCGGGCTGCCGGTGCGGCGCTGAGTGGCGTGCTCGGCGACATGATGACCGAGCTGCACCCCGATTCCGTGGGTGGAGCCCTCCTGCTCGGCGTGAAGGGCGTCTGTGTGATCTCCCACGGGTCGAGTTCGGCCGACGCGATGACCAACGCGATCCGCGTCGCGGCGGAGATGGTCGAGGTCGAGATGGTCGACCATCTGACGGCGGCCGCTCGTCCACAGGACTGA